The sequence below is a genomic window from Solea senegalensis isolate Sse05_10M unplaced genomic scaffold, IFAPA_SoseM_1 scf7180000015622, whole genome shotgun sequence.
CTGAACTCTGCAGctttttaacattaataattCATATGAGTCATATGAGCGAATGAATCAGCCGATCGACACATGAAGATGGACTGACacaatgataaataaaatgttaatatttgtttaacaataaaacacagaagatgatataacaatcatttaaaaacaggaaaagattCCCAATCCAGCCTTGAACGCTCTGTAAAAACCCgtttctatgatttttcagcttctaaaatgtgaatattttctggtttcttctaATTGCAGCCCTAAGTTATTCCACATTAATCTATTATACTAATCCATTTATCCTAAAcgataattattttttaaaccgATATCATTTACAGTATCTAAAAATCTGAATTCAATCTGAAACCATGGATCCAAAGTAATCAATCCAAAATCAATCCATCTTTAAATTGGTCTtaaaatttattattatttttttaatatatcaaGTAATTTAAGACACATGCGACTTTTGTTTTAGCTCACAATATTTAATCAATTGTTATTGACATGAAAGTTAAGCTtagtttcatttttacaaatcagtgtcaacaaacataaataaagacaaatacagTCATAATTTACTGTTggtgatatatacatatatacacatatatgacGGTAAATTAACGTGAAGAGTCAGCGTCGACAAAactcactttaatctcagtttgAGATAAAAATCTGACCAAACCACaacatgacagtgacagttTGGCGTGTTAGCCGCAGATTAGCATCAGGCTAACGATAAACACCTTTAACTTTTACCACAAACAGCTCGTTACCTGGAGCTAAAACTCAGCCCGACCAACCACTGTGTCACGGTACGATAATATAACACAACTTAAAATTTTAACCCGtcattattaatattcaaaACGGCCCGTGTGAAAAGCGTTTTGATGTTGTTATATTTCACGTTAGCTAACCCAAATGTAGAGCAGGTTGACGGGGCTAACGGGGCTAAGCTAACCGTCAGCCCAGCTACACAACAATTACCTAAACATAGTTAGTTAACTAGCGGCTAACCAGGTTACCTCGCTCCGTATTGGGCCTCACACTTGCCTCAAGGTTCCCGCGGCGACTCCAGTGGAAACATAACTTGAGAAAAGCCGAGCAGCCGCGTCCCAAGTTGAGGGGAATAAGCCCGATAGCTTCACTTCAGGTTGTTTAGTAATTAGCTGTGAGCCGAACGCGGCACCGCGCGGCTAACCGTGGCTAGCGATACTATTGCACTGACGCGGCTCGCCAAACCCCATGACGAATCCAAGCAATTTAAGTGCGCGTAGCAGTTTACACTAGTAAAGTCCGTTAGTTCAAGTAGGAAGCTGCAATTTACAatcatacaaatataaaatagcACATCGGGTAGGGCAATGTTTTATTATAGCTCAATGTTAAGCCCAGCAAGCCGTTAAAGGAAACTTCAGGAGTAACCGGGACAAGCTGCGTTCACTGACGCTGCTCGCCAAACCCCATGAAGAATCCAAGCAATTTAAGTGCGCGTATCAGTTTATACTAGTAAAGATTTTTAGGAAGCTACAACATACAGTCATACAAATATAACTTATCACATCGGGTAGGTTAATGATTAAATATATAGCAACATTAAGCCTATCAAACCGTTAAAATGAAGTATCCATCAAGTACTTCTTAAACCACTTAGGAcgctttaacaaaaaaaaaaaaaaaaaaaatccattgtttttaataaagcaCAACTTTAAACCGGTTTAGTGAGGTTTACTCACGGTCACACACTTTGCCAAACCCTATTCAGAATTTAATTTACTGTGCAAACTCATTTATTAAGTTTATTACTCATGTAAATGAtattgtttatgtatttgttttgtttgttagtcaATAGTAACGCATACTCGATTAGATGGCTTATTGTTAACCAAATAAGCTTCACAAAGTTTATtaaattgtccaaaaaaatTAATGGAGTAGCTAATACAGACTCTGAAACCTGCAGTATATTCTGATATATTAGTATagcttcagtcagtgacagCAATTTCccataaatatgaaatatattaaagatagttgttgtttttagctgaAAAGTTGAATTTAATCCAAGTTCAAGCAGTTTGTCTAAAGGTTGGTGCAAGAAAACTAGACTGAAGATTAAACACAAAGAGCTCATTAATATCAACACTTGACAAACATCCAAACTTATACTGATGTTTACTTACCTGACTTTTAGTCGCAGGTCCAACGCAGTTTCTCAGCTTTGCGTttaatcagaataaaagtcccaacaacagaaaatgtagGCCACGTTCCACATTATGATCTGCGTCTCTGTCTGATGTCAACTCACTGACTCTGAAATGACGGTTTACTCAGGTAAAGCAGAACTAACGTCTTACATCAGCTTCCCTGCAGGCCGACGTCGcctcagctgtttgttttacttcaaaCGTGTAAAAGTAAAGTCCTGAAACTGACCAAGATACAGtcattttgcctttttgttACCAGGGAAACCTTTAAGGTTTGTGGAAAATGCATATAAATGTCAATTAAACAGATAAAATGCAGAGTACAAGCTTCTCTGCATGCAaatttttgtttgtatgaaaaAGGGAGTCAGTATCGAGGCCTCAaggcaagaggaaaaaaaaaagacaacagacactgtagaagaaaaaacacaatttatattATTGTAAGTGTGCTTTAAAGTTCTCAATTTCCTCTCAGTGAACATGATATTTAGTATTTCAAGATTCTTAATGAACAACATAGACCTTTTGTTGTATTTAGGAGCATTGATGTATAatgatattgtttatatatgATTATTTTGCCTTGTGGTGTTGTTTGAGCACTTGAGAGTCTAAGTGCTGTAATCAGCCAGAGGACTTCACAGAGGAATCATGATGACGatggtgacgatgatgacgatggtgacgatgatgacgatggtgaCTATGGTGACGATGGTGCAGGACACCCTAATACACGTACACTTTGACTTTGTGGACGTCTTGGTCCGGACACTCCCGTCTCCTGTTGTAGTAATAAAACGTGTTGTCGCGGAGTTGGAGCTTCTTCACAAAGCCGCTCTCCGGCCATTTGTCCACCTGAGGCAGAGATAAattaagattagattagattagacctGAGGCAGAGATacatattagattagattagacctGAGACATagatacattaaaataaaataaaataagattagaTTTGACCTGAGACAGATATAAATTAAAATTAGGTTAGACCTGAAACAGTTATAAattaagattagattagaccTGAGACACATATAAATTAAGATTAGGTTAGACCTGAGACAGAGATAAattaagattagattagaccTGAGACAGATATAAATTAAGATTAGGTTAGACCTGAGACAGAGATAAATTAAGATTAGGTTAGACCTGAGACAGAGATATATTAAGATAAAGTAAGATAGGATCTGCACAGATTCTAAAACAAAGCTCTAAAACTACCTACAAATATCATATGTATCAATAGAAAGttgctgcattttttaaatgttagaaCAAAGGAAGTTTAAagtttcttgtttcttgttggttgtttcatgtttgagttcatacacaacacaacacaaataagaGGGAGAATAGTATTTACCGAGGCTCCATGTTTGACTTGAACATACTCCACTTCATCTCTGTATCCTGCCTGTTGGAACCTGAACAGGTTTTCCACCTCTTCACTCCATCCTGTGGCTCTGCTCATCGATTTTGGACTGGACATGGTGTGTGATCATCTGACagaaacattcacacaaacactgcataaACGCTTCAGTATCattgatattgatatattaaaaaaatattcatttcagAGAAGGTAACTTTATGGCCTACAGTATATTTAGCCATTATGCATTGATTcttaaaatattacataaatgtgctgatgtttgttttttatgtgtttaatcTCTGCCAACTTTACATATGGATACTACAGAGATGCAAAACgtgaaaaatggaaatgtgaTTATTGACTGTACTTACCAATGTTCAGTGACGCTTTAAAATACAAGAACATtttcacttatttaaaaaatatatgtatgtatgacaTGTTTATTGTAAGCTGAACTTCAACAGGAGCAATGATGAtgtgtaaaacactgaaaaactaATTATTGAAATTTTCTACGCTTTACATTAGTCATGTGTACGTTAAAATGCACCAATAATGAATTGGGTTTCGCTACTGCTTCAAAAATAAAGAAGGGTTAAGGGTTATTAGAAAAAGTGAGaactttttttaagaaaataaaacattgtttgcGTTTTTAATGTCAGCCGATCTCACGTAAAGTcaatagaaaatgtaaaactggAAAAAACAGCACACTATTCGTTTGTATACGATTACTGTGCATTTAAACGTTAATATGTGACACTCTAGAACCGAGTTTCGTCTGTTTCTTTTAAACGTCACCTTGGATGCAATATCCTGTTAATTTCCTGAAATTGTCGACATTACGTTTTTTACTTACATGcgcgtttatttattttacttgacGTTTCTTACACGgcagcagctgttgttgtttgctgtgtAGCTTCCTCGGTTGCCTGGTTACCATgaactttcttcttcttctgtgttggAGGTCTTACAAAGCCAACAGATGGCGCCAGAGGATCTGCCACTGCGAAACAAGGACGTAATGTGTTGAATGTCTACGAACGGCGTTTTTATTCAAACTATGTGAAATACCTGAAAAAAGAGGTCAGATATACGCATAGAGAGTGGCAGAGTTTCGACGGTAGGTGGCGATAAAGCCCGCCAAAAGGCGTGGCGACTGCGGTAAAGAGAAGCGTAGAAGAAGAAACTCAATTCAGTGGGCGGGACAAACGAAAACAGTAGCGATGTTAGCAAACCGTAAGTTTTCTCGCCCCAAAAACAACGTAGGATCATTCATCAAAGATGAGTTCGTTCGCGGGTCGAATGAAGGAATATCCGACTATTTCTCTGGACCGGTTCGACAGAGAGAACGTACATGCACGCGCATATTTCCTCTCCCACTGTCACAAAGGTAAGCTAGGTTAGCACCGTTAGCtgtaaaaaaatcatattaaaaCCAGTGTTTTCCTGTGTCCGCAGATCACATGAAAGGACTGAAGGGACCTTTACTGAAGAGGAAGCTGCAGTTCAGGTAAAAACAATAGGTTATTTAGCCGCTGTCGTcattaaagtgtaaaataaactGCTGTCGTTTAATGTAAAATGAGCTAATTGTCACATCAATGATGCTGGAAGCTTATTTATGTCAGCACAACCACAAAAATACGTAAAGTTTCCTAAGATATTTTGATGCACATAGACTCCACATTTTGTTAGAAGTAGCAAAATTTGCATCTAAAAACCGGTACATTTACGAATGTCATcagtttaaacaaaataaatgaaaataaatacttaaacatCTTTCTCCTCATGATTTCTCCAAATAGTTATTTAGCAGCTGTCgccatttaaatgtaaaataaacaacaatgagGTAATTCTCACAGCATTAATGGCGGTGGAAGCTCATTTATGTacgtttaaagaaaacaaaaatataaataataataacaataaatatatgtataaacttggaaatttgtgattttaaagttaaaattagACACACTTCGCACCTCCttttaaaacaagtaaaatgtaCAAATCTTATCGgcaattttatttgaataaaaataacctGTAAACTAAattaatacatgaaaaaaaatgtaaaaaactaaaaaatatttttatttacagaacTTCTGTGATTTGTAAatgacactgtttttaaaaaatatattttattattttaattttaatgttaaatgtgtttttgtcgtcGTTCGCAGTCGCACAGTCAGACTCTACTGCTCCTTCGTGACCAAAGAACTCCTGCTGAGTAATCCACGCTACAGATTCTGGGAAGAATTCATCGTAAGTTGCTTCCattatttctttgctttgtgttttttcctcgaTCGTCGATCTTCTGTCACTGACCTTGGTCATCGCTGCGTTCAGGTTCCGCTGGAGCTGGAGAGCCCGACTCAGATCTCCTTAGTGGACGAGGCTTCAGGAGAGGTAGATGTTTACATTTGCTCTGGCTTTATTTCAACTTGAATTAGTTGTCGTCTTTAAccaggttgtgttttttttgcgcGACAGAAAGAGGATGTGGTGGTGACGTTACTTCCTGCTGGTCACTGTCCCGGCTCCGTCATGTGAGTCAAAACAGTTTATATCCTGTATATtcagattttaatttaataatctaCTTCAGTATTTACCAAACTATCATTACGAAGTACTGACTCATTCACGTCCATATCTGtatgtcatttatttccacataaaGCTGAACGTTAAAATGTAGAAACGTTCTGTCAATCAAGACTGTGGGGGACCCAAAAAAAGTCTCCTGTGACCCATGTGTGGGACCCGAGCCactaaaaatgattcagtttgaagtatttctttgttttatggagcaaagaaaccagaaaatattaatatttaacatgattttaatttaacacatatgtgtgtgtgcaggttccTGTTTGAGGGTTGCCATGGAAATGTATTGTACACAGGAGACTTCAGGTTTTCTGTCGGAGACGCGTCCAGAATAGAACACCTTCACTCTGGCAGCAGGTCGGTCTCTGATGGACGTCCTCGTcgtccttttctctccaaacacagaaacattagAGTTCGTAATGCAGTCAAATCCACCTCACACGTTCACTTCACCATGTCATTGTTTCTCAGGGTCAAAGACATTCACAGTGTTTATCTTGACTCTACGTTCTACGACCCACGCTTCTATCAAATACCCACTAGGGtgagtttttcctcacaatCTCTCACTTCATTATTTAACCActgctgcaactaatgattattctcataatgaAATAATCTGTCCATAATATCCCTCCATGAGTGGTTCATatgatgtgaaaacaaatgttgatgaatgaatcagtttcaatgatttctgcATCTACTGCAACATGAGAATGTGAATTACGTAAATGCATATATCAGTTTCTGTTTTTGGGCCAAACACTCCTGGTatatcatgtgtttgtgtgtgtatgtatacatatatatgtgtctatAGTAAATGTACATatgaaagttttatttatttttcacgtGTTTGTGCAGGAAGTTTGTCTGAACGGGATCTCAGAGCTGATCAGAAACTGGATCTGTCAGAGTTCGTATCACGTGGTTTGGCTCAACTGTAAAGCTGCGTACGGATATGAATATTTATTCACGAACCTGGGAGAAGAGTTCAACACTCAGGTGACATGGAGTTAactgactgtgac
It includes:
- the meig1 gene encoding meiosis expressed gene 1 protein homolog, producing MSSPKSMSRATGWSEEVENLFRFQQAGYRDEVEYVQVKHGASVDKWPESGFVKKLQLRDNTFYYYNRRRECPDQDVHKVKVYVY